From Agromyces sp. SYSU T00194, a single genomic window includes:
- a CDS encoding protoporphyrinogen/coproporphyrinogen oxidase has protein sequence MPAADATGGAPEPERLDVDVVVVGGGVAGLVAARQCLHVGLSVLVLEARETVGGCVGSAVVGADAGEGADAAETAAPGLRIDTGAESFAIRNDSVETLLGELGLADAVVSPNPAGAWLALPDRGGDADPVIVPMPRTGVLGIPANPFAEDVRAVIGWRGAWRAYRDRLQPILRIGRAHSLGQLVRSRMGDAVLDRLVTPISAGVYSADPEQLDVDRVAPGLNQAMTRTGSLSGGVAQLAAGRRPGGAVRGVRGGMRALVDALVADLAHFSGDVRTGQRATALAEEGDGWIVRAEAAAPVEVADADAPAGVEAHARYVVLAAPSAASVPLLAGARDDWAGLAGLDWPDGTALDIATLLLDAPELDAAPRGTGMLIAPGTPGITAKALTHSTAKWAWLADAAGPGRHVVRLSYGRAGSAGVADLDDEALTDLALADAAALLGVQLDRARLVDAARASWRDAPSHALLGRDDRVGRLDDALAGTSTLVVTGSWVSGTGLASVVPHAIDAAARIRRDAIDASAEAPTGS, from the coding sequence ATGCCGGCGGCGGATGCGACGGGCGGAGCGCCCGAGCCCGAGCGGCTCGACGTCGACGTGGTGGTCGTCGGCGGCGGCGTCGCCGGCCTCGTCGCGGCGCGCCAGTGCCTGCACGTCGGCCTGTCGGTGCTGGTGCTCGAGGCGCGGGAGACCGTGGGCGGCTGCGTCGGGAGCGCCGTCGTGGGCGCGGACGCGGGGGAGGGCGCGGATGCGGCCGAGACCGCCGCTCCCGGTCTCCGGATCGACACCGGGGCCGAGTCGTTCGCGATCCGCAACGACTCGGTCGAGACGCTCCTGGGCGAGCTCGGACTCGCCGACGCCGTCGTGTCGCCGAACCCCGCAGGCGCCTGGCTCGCGCTGCCCGACCGCGGGGGCGACGCCGACCCGGTCATCGTGCCCATGCCCAGGACCGGCGTGCTCGGCATCCCCGCGAACCCCTTCGCCGAGGACGTGCGCGCCGTGATCGGCTGGCGCGGCGCCTGGCGGGCGTACCGCGACCGCCTGCAGCCGATCCTCCGCATCGGCCGCGCCCACAGCCTCGGGCAGCTCGTCCGCAGCCGCATGGGCGACGCGGTGCTCGACCGGCTCGTGACCCCGATCTCCGCCGGGGTGTACTCGGCCGATCCCGAGCAGCTCGACGTCGACCGCGTCGCGCCCGGGCTGAACCAGGCGATGACGCGCACCGGATCGCTCTCCGGCGGCGTCGCGCAGCTGGCGGCCGGGCGGCGGCCGGGCGGTGCGGTGCGGGGCGTCCGCGGCGGCATGCGCGCCCTCGTCGACGCGCTCGTCGCCGACCTCGCCCACTTCTCGGGCGACGTCCGCACCGGGCAGCGGGCGACGGCGCTCGCCGAGGAGGGCGACGGCTGGATCGTGCGTGCGGAGGCCGCTGCTCCGGTCGAGGTCGCCGACGCCGACGCGCCGGCGGGCGTCGAGGCGCACGCGCGCTACGTGGTGCTGGCCGCGCCCTCCGCGGCATCCGTGCCCCTGCTCGCCGGCGCACGCGACGACTGGGCCGGCCTCGCCGGCCTCGACTGGCCCGACGGCACCGCGCTCGACATCGCGACCCTGCTGCTCGACGCGCCCGAGCTCGACGCCGCGCCGCGCGGCACCGGCATGCTCATCGCCCCCGGCACGCCCGGGATCACCGCGAAGGCCCTCACCCACTCGACCGCCAAATGGGCCTGGCTCGCGGATGCGGCGGGGCCGGGGCGTCACGTGGTGCGGCTGTCCTACGGGCGGGCCGGTTCGGCCGGGGTCGCCGACCTCGACGACGAGGCGCTGACCGACCTCGCGCTCGCCGACGCCGCGGCGCTGCTCGGCGTGCAGCTCGACCGCGCCCGCCTGGTCGACGCCGCCCGCGCGAGCTGGCGCGATGCCCCGTCGCACGCGCTGCTCGGCCGCGACGACCGCGTCGGACGCCTCGACGACGCCCTCGCGGGCACCTCGACCCTGGTGGTCACCGGATCCTGGGTCTCGGGCACCGGGCTGGCCTCCGTCGTGCCGCACGCGATCGATGCCGCCGCACGCATCCGTCGCGACGCGATCGACGCATCCGCCGAGGCGCCAACGGGGTCCTGA
- a CDS encoding YtxH domain-containing protein: protein MKGKLLFVVGLATGYVLGTRAGRERYEQIRSAAERVWNQPTVQQGVDTVKDFALSRVGDVSEKVLDGTKKLVRQATKAASSVQEAASEGAAEAKAPASTTSKPAAKKPAAKASTAKSSTAKSSSAKAGSKSSTSKASSAGSDD, encoded by the coding sequence ATGAAGGGCAAGCTCCTGTTCGTCGTCGGACTCGCGACCGGATACGTGCTCGGCACTCGCGCGGGGCGCGAACGCTACGAGCAGATCCGCTCCGCAGCCGAGAGGGTGTGGAACCAGCCGACCGTGCAACAGGGCGTCGACACCGTGAAGGACTTCGCGTTGTCCCGTGTGGGCGACGTGAGCGAGAAGGTGCTCGACGGCACCAAGAAGCTCGTCCGCCAGGCGACCAAGGCCGCCTCGAGCGTGCAGGAGGCCGCGAGCGAGGGCGCCGCCGAGGCGAAGGCGCCGGCATCGACCACGTCGAAGCCGGCGGCCAAGAAGCCCGCGGCGAAGGCGTCCACCGCGAAGTCGTCCACTGCCAAGTCGTCGAGCGCGAAGGCGGGCTCGAAGTCATCCACGTCGAAGGCATCGTCGGCCGGTTCCGACGACTGA
- a CDS encoding phage holin family protein, whose product MAAPTDKDRSLFTLIGDVPAQVQALVQAEIEHFKAELAYKAKHFGAGAGLVAAAAFVAIFLLGTLIATGILALSLVLPGWAAALIVSGILLLLIVVLVGIALVMFRRGAEPPGDDASDSVKKDIDALKGVGDYER is encoded by the coding sequence ATGGCCGCACCCACGGACAAGGACCGCTCGCTCTTCACCCTCATCGGCGACGTGCCGGCGCAGGTGCAGGCACTCGTCCAGGCCGAGATCGAGCACTTCAAGGCCGAGCTCGCCTACAAGGCGAAGCACTTCGGCGCCGGCGCGGGGCTGGTCGCCGCTGCGGCGTTCGTCGCGATCTTCCTGCTCGGCACGCTCATCGCGACGGGCATCCTCGCCCTCTCGCTGGTGCTCCCGGGCTGGGCCGCCGCGCTCATCGTCTCGGGCATCCTGCTGCTGCTCATCGTCGTGCTGGTCGGCATCGCGCTCGTGATGTTCCGTCGCGGCGCGGAGCCCCCGGGCGACGACGCGTCCGACAGTGTGAAGAAGGACATCGACGCCCTGAAGGGAGTGGGCGACTATGAGCGCTGA
- a CDS encoding class I SAM-dependent methyltransferase, with translation MSTGEAPGPKAPQGGADAFAERVFGSVLGAFETLSIHVGDRLGWYRALRFGPMNAEELAATTGTDRRYAREWLEQQAAYGVLEASAETGPGASERRRFTLPPAHAEVLTDVHSLAYAAPLARMFAAAARAIDPLLDAYRGGGGVSWAELGEDARDAQGDVNRPWFEQRLGPALAGVPWLHELLSRPGVRIADVGCGHGWSSIALAQAYPAARVDGHDIDVPSLEAAEVHAREAGVDDRVAFFRAGGEELAGAGTYDAAFIFEALHDMPFPVDVLRATRDALTPGGVVVVMDEAVGEEFTAPADEIDRIMYGYSLFVCLPDGLSTPGSAGTGTVMRPSTLEAYAREAGFGEVEVLPIEGFAAFRFTALRR, from the coding sequence ATGTCGACTGGGGAAGCACCGGGGCCGAAGGCCCCGCAGGGCGGGGCCGACGCGTTCGCGGAGCGCGTCTTCGGATCGGTGCTCGGCGCGTTCGAGACGCTGAGCATCCACGTCGGCGACCGGCTGGGCTGGTACCGGGCGCTGCGGTTCGGGCCGATGAACGCGGAGGAACTCGCAGCGACGACCGGCACCGACCGGCGCTACGCGCGCGAGTGGCTCGAGCAGCAGGCCGCCTACGGCGTCCTCGAGGCGAGCGCGGAGACCGGCCCAGGGGCATCCGAACGCCGTCGCTTCACCCTGCCGCCCGCGCACGCCGAGGTGCTGACCGACGTGCACTCGCTCGCCTACGCCGCACCGCTCGCGCGCATGTTCGCCGCTGCGGCGCGCGCCATCGACCCGCTGCTCGACGCCTATCGCGGCGGGGGCGGAGTCTCCTGGGCCGAGCTCGGCGAGGACGCGCGCGACGCCCAGGGCGACGTGAACCGGCCGTGGTTCGAGCAGCGGCTCGGGCCGGCGCTCGCCGGCGTGCCGTGGCTGCACGAGCTGCTCTCCCGGCCCGGCGTGCGCATCGCCGACGTCGGCTGCGGCCACGGCTGGTCGTCGATCGCACTCGCGCAGGCGTACCCGGCCGCCCGCGTCGACGGGCACGACATCGACGTGCCGTCGCTCGAGGCGGCCGAGGTGCACGCCCGCGAGGCGGGCGTCGACGACCGGGTCGCGTTCTTCCGCGCGGGTGGCGAGGAGCTCGCCGGCGCCGGCACCTACGACGCGGCGTTCATCTTCGAGGCGCTGCACGACATGCCGTTCCCGGTCGACGTGCTGCGCGCGACGCGCGACGCGCTCACCCCCGGCGGCGTCGTCGTGGTGATGGACGAGGCCGTCGGCGAGGAGTTCACCGCACCGGCTGACGAGATCGATCGCATCATGTACGGCTACAGCCTCTTCGTCTGCCTGCCCGACGGGCTGTCGACGCCCGGCTCGGCGGGCACCGGCACGGTCATGCGCCCGTCGACGCTGGAGGCGTACGCCCGCGAGGCCGGATTCGGCGAGGTCGAGGTGCTGCCGATCGAGGGGTTCGCCGCGTTCCGGTTCACCGCACTGCGCCGGTAA
- the hemQ gene encoding hydrogen peroxide-dependent heme synthase, giving the protein MSDPAAAEAVDANQTDTAAPEGYALFAVLRTDPARPDDFDGHDVPRVVGQLDDVIAVIEAEGVTVRGFYDVSGLRADADIMIWLHGPEAEGLQWALRELRRSRLLKALLPTWNAMGVHRDAEFNRAHVPGFLRGEEPRSWLTVYPFVRSYDWYLLDPAERGRMLAEHGRKGAAYRGVVANTIAAFALGDYEWLLPMEADELNDLVDMMRDLRATDARRHVREEVPFYTGRRITTAEIVEVLQ; this is encoded by the coding sequence ATGTCAGACCCCGCTGCCGCAGAGGCAGTCGACGCGAACCAGACCGACACCGCCGCACCCGAGGGCTACGCCCTGTTCGCGGTCCTCCGCACCGACCCCGCACGGCCCGACGACTTCGACGGGCACGACGTGCCGCGGGTCGTGGGCCAACTCGACGACGTCATCGCCGTCATCGAGGCCGAGGGCGTCACCGTTCGCGGTTTCTACGACGTGTCCGGACTGCGCGCCGACGCCGACATCATGATCTGGCTCCACGGACCCGAGGCCGAGGGCCTCCAGTGGGCACTCCGCGAACTGCGCCGGTCGCGGCTGCTGAAGGCGCTCCTGCCGACGTGGAACGCGATGGGCGTGCACCGCGACGCGGAGTTCAACCGCGCGCACGTGCCCGGCTTCCTCCGCGGCGAGGAGCCGCGCTCGTGGCTGACCGTCTACCCCTTCGTGCGCAGCTACGACTGGTACCTGCTCGACCCCGCCGAGCGCGGGCGCATGCTCGCCGAGCACGGGCGCAAGGGCGCCGCATACCGCGGCGTCGTCGCGAACACGATCGCCGCGTTCGCGCTGGGCGACTACGAGTGGCTGCTGCCCATGGAGGCCGACGAGCTGAACGACCTCGTCGACATGATGCGCGACCTGCGCGCGACCGACGCCCGGCGCCACGTGCGCGAGGAGGTGCCCTTCTACACGGGTCGACGGATCACCACCGCCGAGATCGTCGAGGTGCTCCAGTAA
- a CDS encoding ferrochelatase: MAAANLGSTGADDPARETVAHGRKPAPAASAPCAPGAVVPGATPAAQQGPEHVTEPVAYDAILLAGFGGPEGQDDVIPFLRNVTSGRGIPDERLEEVAHHYRHFGGVSPINQQNRDLKAALEAELARRGVDLPVIWGNRNWDPYLNDALREARAGGAQRLIAIATSAYSSYSSCRQYREDFADALADTGLGDELQIDKVGQFFDHPGFVRPFIEGVRDGLAELLAAHPDISRDQVEVLFATHSIPSTDAAKSGPAERGFGEGGAYAAQHRAVAEVVMREAGASDVPWQLVYQSRSGPPSMPWLEPDINDAILELPAAGRRAIVIVPLGFVSDHMEVLWDLDNEALETAEGQGLAAVRVPTPGTHPAYVAGLVDLVLERVHGTPAAERPRVTELGPWYDVCRPGCCENVRLGFRPALAGIAP, from the coding sequence ATGGCCGCCGCGAACCTCGGCTCGACGGGCGCCGACGACCCCGCCCGGGAGACGGTCGCGCACGGCCGGAAGCCCGCCCCCGCGGCATCCGCCCCCTGCGCCCCCGGTGCGGTCGTGCCGGGAGCGACCCCGGCCGCCCAGCAGGGCCCCGAGCACGTCACCGAGCCGGTCGCCTACGACGCCATCCTGCTCGCGGGCTTCGGCGGCCCCGAGGGCCAGGACGACGTCATCCCGTTCCTGCGGAACGTCACCAGCGGGCGCGGCATCCCCGACGAGCGCCTGGAGGAGGTGGCGCACCACTACCGCCACTTCGGCGGCGTCAGCCCGATCAACCAGCAGAACCGCGACCTGAAGGCCGCGCTCGAGGCCGAGCTCGCGCGGCGCGGCGTCGACCTGCCGGTGATCTGGGGCAACCGCAACTGGGACCCGTACCTGAACGACGCGCTCCGCGAGGCGCGCGCGGGCGGCGCGCAGCGGCTCATCGCGATCGCGACCAGCGCCTACAGCTCGTACTCGAGCTGCCGCCAGTACCGCGAGGACTTCGCCGACGCGCTTGCCGACACCGGACTCGGCGACGAGCTCCAGATCGACAAGGTCGGGCAGTTCTTCGACCACCCCGGCTTCGTGCGGCCGTTCATCGAGGGCGTCCGCGACGGGCTCGCCGAGCTGCTGGCCGCCCACCCCGACATCTCGCGCGACCAGGTCGAGGTGCTGTTCGCCACGCACTCCATCCCGTCGACCGACGCCGCGAAGTCGGGCCCCGCCGAGCGCGGCTTCGGCGAGGGCGGCGCGTACGCGGCCCAGCACCGCGCCGTCGCCGAGGTCGTGATGCGCGAGGCCGGGGCATCCGACGTGCCCTGGCAGCTCGTCTACCAGTCCCGCTCGGGCCCCCCGTCGATGCCGTGGCTCGAGCCCGACATCAACGACGCGATCCTCGAGCTTCCGGCGGCCGGTCGTCGCGCCATCGTGATCGTGCCGCTCGGGTTCGTGAGCGACCACATGGAGGTGCTCTGGGACCTCGACAACGAGGCGCTCGAGACCGCCGAGGGGCAGGGCCTCGCCGCCGTGCGCGTGCCGACGCCCGGCACTCATCCGGCGTACGTCGCCGGCCTCGTCGACCTCGTGCTCGAGCGCGTCCACGGCACGCCCGCCGCCGAGCGCCCCCGGGTGACGGAGCTCGGCCCCTGGTACGACGTGTGCCGTCCCGGCTGCTGCGAGAACGTCCGGCTCGGGTTCCGGCCGGCGCTGGCGGGGATCGCGCCGTGA